A stretch of DNA from Hippoglossus stenolepis isolate QCI-W04-F060 chromosome 16, HSTE1.2, whole genome shotgun sequence:
tctgtcaTTATTACACACTCAGATCATCCTTTTTCCAATCTGCACtctaattgtttgttttttcccaaCGTATTATCCTCTCCAGATGAGAGGCAGGCCCTCCACTCTATAATGAAGGACCTGGTTGCCCTCCAGATGACGAGGCGCCAGCCAGTGGTGTCGTACGACAACAGCAAACCCAAGTTGCCGGCTCAGACCAACAGACAGGTACTGTAACAGTCCACCCTAGTGCATCAATGTAAAGTTGTGTTTATAAATCATGATATGAACTTGGGAACCATGGACAAAAGTTTCATCAAAGTCATAAAACTCAGTTACAATCAAGACTCTAAACATCTTGGTCCTAAActttaacaattaaatgaatccCAACAGACGTTTCTCCATGAacagctgtgtgttgttgttgtttgtactGTCCCTCAGCAACACAGTGTGCCTGCGCACTGTCAGAATAAAAGCCTGAATAAGATCACACTCTCCATGTCCTAAATCATATTCAGGTGGATaatgttaatttgtgttattacttgaaaaggtttactcGCTGTAATGTCTGTCACTGAgcgttgctgcagctcctcttttcagcctctatctgaaacacttggtttcagATAGAGGTTTCCCCCCTTTCCCTGATAAAGCCTGGGCTGCTCTGATTGGGCAGCTTGCCCACTCTGTTTGATTGGTCAACTGTTTCTCATGCGTGTAGAAAAGGTCAGCCTCTGCTCTTACTTTACCTGTGACATCATAATGCTCGATGTTTGCATAATGAAGGAAGTATCGGCCAGACGAATATCGAGAGAGAAACTCTCTTAACCACAGACTTAAGGCTTTTTAACTTAGCCGAACTTTTACATCCACAAATAAACTATTTACCTAGTAGAagaaaggaaaactgaaaaaggaTTATGGCTCcttgaagaggaagaagaagggtGATAAAGAGGAAAGTCTTCTGTCCACACTTTAAATCTTCAGGTGTCCATTATGTGTGAAAACTCAACAAACTGGGTGAGATTTGCAGATTTTAGGTTGTGTCTAATATGAGTGATGGTGAATTTCCGGGGTCTGAAAAGCTGCCAAAGTATTTTTGTATCCTTATGACTATTGGTGTGTCGAGTAATGCATTTTTACGATGGACAACTGTACTTgaaaaaaagtgtaattttgTATCACCAGTTCAGGAATATTCTCATTGCTTATAGAATTTCCTCTGGCCCACACAGTTCGCAAATTTAGCGTAATGACAGATGAGTTTCCGAAGTAGCCACCCACAACTCTGGGACCCCTTCATCTGAAACAGATTAAATCCAGTTATTTTCATCTACTCTCTCTAAAAATATATCTTTTGCTTGTATGGAAAGTGGCCAGTAGCCCACCCACCCTCGCATTTTACCAGTATCATTGAGTCGCGGCCACAGAAAATAACCATTACAGAAACTCATGTGCTTGGTAGTATTTTCTTAAAACCAGAGATTGTCCCCCAAGGATAACATTCTCCGCCATTTTCTTTATAACTTTGTTTGTGCTTGTTATGAGTGGAAGTGGGTGTTCGCTAATGATGAAGCAACGAAAGAGGCATAAAGGGACATGGGTTCCCAGCAGGCAATTATTGAGTAAGACCGACAGAAGAAGACATGACATGTGGAAGTCATTCTCAAAGTAATTCAGCTCCCAAAAGTCAAACTAATTGAGATGTATTCTTTTGGAAGAATCACTTGAGAAGGTTTGTTCGAATCCCAGCTTGGTCTTTTTGTGTGGattttgcattttctccccGGGTACTGCAGCCTCCTCCGCAGTCCAAAGACACGGGCCTGCTCGCACATACGCAGATATGTAGAGAATATTGTGGGTCAAAGTCCACCAAGGTTGAACTCCACGCAAAGCCTCACTAAGATTTGGCTCACCACAGGAAGTGAGTGTTTTCTTCGCCGCCTTAAATGAACCGGGAGGCCAAGGTTTGCCACTGATACATTTGAGTATGTGTGACCGGGCCCTAAGTGTGAAACTGTTGGACgcttgtctctgtatgttggctctGCGATGTACAGGCTTTACTCCACCTCACTCTtaatatcagctgggattggctccagctccaggcGTAAGGATAAGCGGTGAAGATAATGAATGGGTTTGTGGTGAATTAACTGGAGTTAAAATATCAGCACAGTCTATCTTATGTGATTACTTCTGATGACCACGTCTTGacctttctgtttctgtgttccCCCAGGACGATGTCAGGATAAAGTTTGAGTTCTCAGGGGAGAGACGGTGAGTTTGTCTCAGGCTTTGTTTACATGCAGTCTGTGGAGGTATtctacacacatgcatgtatacGGTACATCCataagtgagtgagagagagcagagacagacataAACATACTCACGCACGAGCTGTTCCTGTCACGTTTCAGTTCATGAGAAACGAGCACATCTCAGAGTCAAACACAGGCTCCAGCTTTTAATTCAGACTGGTATGTGAGCTGgagaacacagaggaaaggACTGTGGTTACTCTGCGGCTGCCAGTACAAACTACAAATATGCAAGGTGTACTGAGAGGAATCTGCTCTCtctgaaaaacagcagctcGTGTGTACTCtgcttgcatgtgtgcatgtaacTCAAAAGCAGTTTCCTGAGCAGCCGCTGCAAAGCTCTCATAATCTGCCTGTCTGTttgatttcttcatttctttttacgCGTAGGATCTTGATGTTTGGACGGCCTGTGCAGTTCGAAGAAATCCAGCAGAAAGTTAAGACCGTGTTTGGGCAGCAGTTAGACCTGCATTACATGAACAATGAGGTAAAGTGGAGACTCAGCTGCTGGTTTACCATTGATTCAGCTtgattgtttattgtgtgtgtgtgcaaagaaaTCTGATATAGACTATCATTTTCCTATGTTTTGACATTATTTTCTGAATTAATATTTTATCCTATTAGATGTCTAATAAAATCTAGTGATATGTAGATTTTCCGTTACAGTTTCCTTAAGCCCAAAGTAACATTTTAATCttacattttaagatttttacTGTCacataagacaaagaaaagttaGAAATCCTAATTTGCGAAGCTGGAATCAGGGAATGATTTGGtattttttcaatcaaaatagattttaaacATATTactacaataataacaataaagaaGTACAAGAAATAAACTTCACTAAAATGGGATAAAAGAACATACTAATAATATTGATGTACTTAACTTAGATAAATGCAATACAATAATAtctataaaacacatttaatcaaaAGCCAGGACAAAGAATTAGCTTctaagttttttgttttgttgtaacaTGTCTGAATATATACTGtgttttttcatattcattttattgatcaAACATTTGTGCAGCCTTCATATGTTTGCATTTGTATGTGTTGGATCACGTGTTTGTGCGAGTGTTGATGTGTTGGACTTGTATCGCGGCAGTTGTCCATCCCTCTGCGAGGCCAGGACGACCTGGACAAGGCAATCGATCTGCTGGACCGAAGCTCCAACATGAAGAGCATCAAGATCCTGCTGCTCACTCAGGAGCACAGCAACGTgagacacaaaaaacacacacacgcacactcacacacccataAACTGGGTGTGCGTTAAAAGTGTACAGTTGCACCACTGCCATTTCTTCATTGCACAGCCCTGTTGTGACAAATCCAGGTTCCTCTTTCATCGATGTTGCATTCGCTGACATGAACCCATAGtttcaatatgtgtgtgttcatgtttaaactttttgtctccccccccccgtccgGTCCATCCGTCTCTTGACTCTAGgtctcctccccctctcaccATGTGCCATGTAAACAGGTGAGGATCAAGTCATCTCAATCCACTGGAGACGTTAGCGGGGTGTACCAATCTGCCGAGCCCAGAGGGCGCCACCTATCAACCGGTACATATCTTTAACTGTCATTAAATGTCCGCActcaaaaaaatattcaaaactgaatacatttttagtttCAAATTTCTCCCTATTCCACTGCATCCATTTATTTTCCAGGTTTGTACGTAAAAATGATCACCTAAGAAGCCTCGACataaatatagtaaatattaatttatagGCAGGTCTCATGTCAGCGGGCCTttgccgttttttttttactacctcagtttccttttctctgttgcctccactctctctctctctctctctctctctctctctctctctctctctctctgctctggctctggctctggctgtTCTTTCTTTGGCTTCCCCTTCTAGCAATGGgtcctcttccttttcctgttCACCATCACTAGACGATGCCTGCTGGacggcagccaatcagattaCGGAGCTCTATTAGTGTGGTGGACCAGTGGCCTGGTTTaggatctttattttttttcccctagAGCACTGGGGGGGTTCTGAACTTCATGACAGCAGCAGgccataaatataaaaactataaaaatcGCAGCCGTTACTCCAGTCAGgagtgtttgtttcttctttgacacacttttttcacaattatttatgGATCTGTGTAGGAGTTGAGTATCTGCGTGGTTGCTTTGTGCTGCTTGTTCTTCATATATATAAATCTCAACATGGGCCCATTAGTTTAAAAAATGATACAAAAAGCACATTGTTGCTGcaatttttaaaatacaaatattgtcTTGAATCTTATTTTTCCTACATCTAATTTCTTTTTATGCTCATAACTGCTGTCTAATCCCAGGTTCTCAGAACACGGGGCGTAGCTCGCCGCCTCCTGGCTATGTGCCCGAGCGCCAGCAGAGGATCGCCCGCCAAGGTTCATACACCAGCATAAACAGTGAGGGGGAGTTCATCCCAGAGACCAGCGATCAGTGTGTGAGTCATAGCTTCACAATAAAAGGGGAAAATCCGccttaaaaaaagaattcatGTGATGTGTTTATGATCTCGAGACTATTAAAATTGGTTCACATAAACAACTCGGCCTCAACAGCTTGAATCAGGACCTTTTACAGGCACTGAAAGTTGTTTGGCTGATTGTAGTTAAATTTTCATGCAGGAATGATAAGAGTTGTAAAGAAGCTAAATTATTTGTGAGTAGAAGGTCAAGCTAGGCATTCATTGAGTCTCCAGACTTATTCATTTGTACCTTCGCTGCCAGCAAAGCTATTTTATAATTCAGGAAATATTGGGTTCATGCTCCCGAAGTTTCCAAATATACATTTTAGGACAGACTCTTCTTCCCgaaacatgtacacacacacacagacacacacacaaccacaaacacagcTCTCATTTTCCATTGTGCCCTGTGCAGGTGCTGGATCCCTGGAGCAGTGCAGAAAACTCTGTCTCTGGAAGCTGTCAGTCTCTGGACAGCAACTCAGACAGGTGAGGATCAAACACTGCCCGCCAACATTAATACTTGCACAGGAACTCACTGCccatttcatgttttatttttggaataACTGTAACCTTCTCTATGTCAATACCCAAATACGATCTGTGGAAATGGCTACTTTACTTTGGAAAACCTCTCAACATTTTCATACTtctttcacacttttttttctctcacagcCCATCATTGAGGAAGTCTCGCATGCACAGAGCTAAAAGTTACCCTGATAACCGTCAGGAGTGCTCAGGTGAGAACAGCTACAGTCAAAGATTCTTCCAACAGCACCATCCTTTAACTTAAACCCAGTAATGTAGCAGGTTTATCTATCTGATAATTCCGGAATCTAAGTCTGTCTGTATGCAGAAGACGTATCTTGAGAATCGTTCATGTTTTACTcatacaatttgaataaacagacgaccAGCGTGCTACAGCAGCGCTGGTTGGGACTCAACAAGGAAAGTGATATTGTCGCTCACGTTAAAATCAAGGGCACATTCATAAGAGATTAACTGATTCCAGGAAGGCATGTTTTCACTTGGGTCTGCTGCGTGTCcgctctgtgtctgctgcagcgCTGCTACGGGAGGTCTTTGGTATGACTACTGAATTACCTCGACTAAAGTAGCCTATGTACTCGACGaaatgccaggactctacgTTATGAAGTTGTGCATGATCTagtcctgcaaatatttcactttaaaaaccATGTTAAAATACTAAAgcctgaaacaggaagtgttgcaaatatttaggACATACGCGACTGAtatagacattgaaactgtttTGCTGTGAACCGCATGGGTACACAGACAAATTAGGCGAGACTCTGTGTCTCTACAAGAGAGACGCGTGTCCTAAAGTTCATGTTCACAGTGAAACAAGCACTGTAATGCCAATCACAAGCATTATTAATAGTCCAGCCTATGCTTTGAAACATCTGAGCATACAACATAACTGATTTGATAAAGAATCCAGCTTATGATATTCAGTGTTTGCCTGTAGTGACCTCATTAATTTACACAAGCAGTGTTTAAGCAGCTAATCTGaacagtattttcattttaggtaTAAGCTGTAAGGGAGAGTCAGAGAGTAAGGGAAAGTAGCTCACATGAACACTATGTGACCCACTGTGCAACTGAGCTAAACTGTGGTTGAAATAcagagtaatcctgctgacctTTGACTTGTTGATATTTGCTTTCAGACAGGGAGAATCATGTGTATGACAGGGTAGCTGGAAAGGGTGGCACCTATCCTCGTAGGTACCACGTCTCCCTGCATCACAAGGACCACAGCGAAGGTAAGATGTCTCCATTTATCCACCATGTACCTGGTCTCATGTGTTCCCTCTGTGGTATTTCCTCCATCCCGGTCATCATGGGACATTCACCTGAGcctctgtctcgctctcctGCAGGTCGCCGGACGTTTCCGCGGATTCGCCGACCCCAGGGGAACCTGTTCACCCTTGTGCCTTCACGTCGGTCACTCAACGGCAGCGAGGAGAGTCTTGGCAGCTGGCAGCTCGTCGATGCCCAGGGCAGACTCCGTCCCCAGGATCGTTCTGTTGCCCATAAGTGTGAGTGTTGATCTGCAGTAGCTGTTTCTTAGAAAATACACTTTACTTTTTAGGATGACATGAATTCTTGAGAAATGAATAGATTCAAGGTTCAAGGGTAAATAACAATGCtgatattttcaaatcaaagctCCTGATAATCTTATGGTCAGTTACAACCAATTTAACTTTTAGCAGGATGAAAAATTGTTTAAATGGTAGGTCAATGAAAATGGTGCTACTGATTCCAGTGAAGTAAAATAGTTAAACCTGAAAGATGCAGGAAAAGAGGAATTTAACATGTTTCCTCTAGCTGTACCATATGAGTTACTGTGCGTAATTTAAAAAGCACATGAGGTTTAAGGAACACTTTAGAAAATACCTTTGTTTGCTCTCTTATCATAACCAGATAAGAATAAGGTGAACTTCTTACATCCCATAGAGAGAAAAATCTGGGATATTTTAAGCCTAACCGCAAAGTCTGGGAGAAGCTTGTAAGGAAAGTGTGTTAAAGggtaaaagtgaaaacaatgcTTTTGTAGTTCTGTCAAGCCATTAGACGTTTTCATGTTACTTCTCTTTTCATATGTAAAACATAGGTTAAcaggtgtgttgttgttttttcgcAGCACCCAGCGCTCCAGTAACATGGCGGCGGGGGAAGCTCCTGGGCCAGGGGGCATTTGGACGGGTTTACCTGTGTTACGATGTGGATACTGGGAGAGAGCTGGCTGCCAAGCAGGTCCAGTTTGATCCTGACAGCCCTGAGACAAGCAAGGTGAGATGCTTGCTAGTAAGCTTAACATGGAGTATCTAAATCtgactgtttgtttggcctgtggtgatgctggtagcAGTTTTCATCCTGAAACTGTCAAATTGAGCCGCAGAAACTGGCTTCAGTCCTCAgtacctgaagctgctgctgcacaaagagttCTCCACCTGTTTcttcaaagtttggtgaagttCATATCAGTAGGCAGAACCACAgcctggagaatcagttgttgttgttgtgaatacCAACGTCCCAGCCAccaccgctgctacagagcgctggttgtctgtttattcaaagtttataaTCTTGAACGTATCAAATCACAACAAATTGtacactgcacttcctttggcCCTGAACAATtcacatgtcaagtgtgaagctgataagatgaacagctCTCGAAATATGTGTTCAAAAGATAATGGACACCGCAAAATGATGCTTGttttcacagaaacaacatgTGCAGTGTCTCTTTTTGATTCCCCCAATTCTACTTTTGCTTTGGACATTACCTCTTACAAAAACTATTGTTTGTTTTGCGGACATTGCATGTAGACATTTTTGCTACCACCACTTTGACAAAGTTCATCTCTTATGTCA
This window harbors:
- the map3k3 gene encoding mitogen-activated protein kinase kinase kinase 3, which encodes MNERQALHSIMKDLVALQMTRRQPVVSYDNSKPKLPAQTNRQDDVRIKFEFSGERRILMFGRPVQFEEIQQKVKTVFGQQLDLHYMNNELSIPLRGQDDLDKAIDLLDRSSNMKSIKILLLTQEHSNVSSPSHHVPCKQVRIKSSQSTGDVSGVYQSAEPRGRHLSTGSQNTGRSSPPPGYVPERQQRIARQGSYTSINSEGEFIPETSDQCVLDPWSSAENSVSGSCQSLDSNSDSPSLRKSRMHRAKSYPDNRQECSDRENHVYDRVAGKGGTYPRRYHVSLHHKDHSEGRRTFPRIRRPQGNLFTLVPSRRSLNGSEESLGSWQLVDAQGRLRPQDRSVAHKSPSAPVTWRRGKLLGQGAFGRVYLCYDVDTGRELAAKQVQFDPDSPETSKEVSALECEIQLLKNLHHERIVQYYGCLRDLNEKTLTIFMEYMPGGSVKDQLKAYGALTENVTRKYTRQILEGMSYLHSNMIVHRDIKGANILRDSVGNVKLGDFGASKRLQTICISGTGIRSVTGTPYWMSPEVISGEGYGRKADVWSLGCTVVEMLTEKPPWAEYEAMAAIFKIATQPTNPLLPSNTSDQSRDFIRCIFVEAKHRPSAEELLRHPFSQILC